From a region of the Labrus mixtus chromosome 5, fLabMix1.1, whole genome shotgun sequence genome:
- the surf4l gene encoding surfeit 4, like produces MAHGDLMSQAEDVADQFLRVTKHYLPHVARLCLVSTFLEDGVRMWFQWGEQSEYIDSTWSCGSFLANFFVLLNLLVQLGGCLLVLSRNFVQYACFSLFGIIALQTVAYSILWDPKFLMRNLALNGGLLLLLAECRGEARSVFAGVPSLGQQSSPKNLLQLGGRVLLVLMFMTLLHFDLSLISVLQNLVGTALIVLVAVGFKTKLAALTLSIWLLCINFTFNAFWSIASEKPMHDFLKYDFFQTTSVIGGLLLVVAMGPGGVSMDEKKKEW; encoded by the exons ATGGCACACGGAGACCTGATGAGCCAAGCGGAGGACGTGGCGGACCAG TTCCTACGGGTCACCAAACACTACTTACCCCATGTGGCCCGGCTCTGCTTGGTCAGCACCTTCCTGGAGGACGGGGTGCGGATGTGGTTCCAGTGGGGGGAGCAGAGCGAGTACATTGATTCCACCTGGAGCTGTGGAAGCTTCCTCGCCAACTTCTTCGTCCTGCTCAACCTGCTGGTACAACTTG gtggCTGTCTGTTGGTCCTCAGTAGAAACTTTGTTCAGTATGcctgcttctctctgtttgggATTATCGCCctgcag ACGGTGGCTTACAGCATCCTGTGGGACCCAAAGTTCCTTATGAG gAACCTCGCGTTGAACGgaggcctcctcctcctcctggcaGAGTGCCGGGGGGAGGCTCGCAGCGTGTTTGCAGGAGTTCCTTCTCTCGGTCAGCAGAGTTCGCCAAAGAATCTCCTGCAGCTTGGAGGTCGTGTTCTCCTCGTCCTCATGTTCATGACGCTGCTGCACTTTGACCTCAGCCTgatcagt GTCCTGCAGAACCTGGTGGGCACGGCGCTCATCGTGCTTGTGGCGGTGGGCTTTAAGACGAAGCTGGCGGCTCTGACTCTGTCCATCTGGCTGCTCTGCATCAACTTCACCTTCAACGCTTTCTGGAGCATTGCTTCAGAAAAACCCATGCACGATTTCCTCAAATACGACTTCTTCCAGACCACGTCGGTGATCGGAGGCTTGCTTCTGGTGGTGGCAATGGGACCTGGGGGGGTCAGCATggatgagaagaagaaggagtggTGA
- the ciz1b gene encoding cdkn1a interacting zinc finger protein 1b, which yields MVKQQRRTERCLVPAAMSNVTQVQFPVGPAQRRPPTTQQVSDRKWASSGMRKADSRTSSTTTEDDSEDPGPDGDSGGMESKRARLDRPQDSEAETSKEKVPGSNRETGSESGYTQDGVLLRPAHSGQQGSAELSEDSRAAELQSLASLKVTIQQSSESREFGQTDRMADRQSGGLHCHVCNLSCRTVQAFQEHMAASEHLKKMMEITHSICLNTHTLQDRGRQPDTQCWCDTCQTHFSGDVIIHRRTKQHKMCKQLCRPFCPVCKRHFRTPRKFVEHMKSAEHKQQVQLEEAHEEELIIVDAVGCFKGEEEEEEEEEEEEEEEEEEEIEAADVEDVEDDVGKEEAKEEACEVVDTQEPDRVEYDPHATYGSSFVVPVSGFLCRLCNKFFYRETTARHTHCRTHAHYLNLQSHRTQRTHEDKERSALT from the exons ATGGTAAAACAGCAGAGGAGAACGGAGAG GTGTCTTGTACCTGCTGCAATGAGCAATGTGACACAGGTTCAATTCCCTGTCGGCCCTGCGCAGAGGAGACCGCCTACGACTCAGCAA gTTTCAGACAGGAAGTGGGCAAGTTCAGGAATGCGGAAAGCTGACAGCAGGACGAGCTCTACCACCACAGAAGATGACAGTGAAGACCCGGGACCAGATGGCGATTCAGGAGGGATGGAGTCAAAGAGGGCGAGACTTGACAG ACCTCAGGATAGCGAAGCTGAGACCAGTAAAGAGAAAGTCCCTGGGTCAAATCGCGAAACAGGAAGCGAGAGCGGCTACACACAAG ATGGTGTTTTGTTGAGGCCTGCTCATTCCGGCCAGCAGGGGTCTGCAGAGCTGAGTGAggacagcagagcagcagag ctgcaGAGTTTGGCCTCTCTGAAGGTCACCATCCAGCAGagcagtgagagcagagagttcggacagacagacaggatggCTGACAGGCAATCAGGCGGACTCCACTGTCATGTGTGCAACCTTTCATGTCGCACTGTGCAG gCATTTCAGGAACACATGGCAGCGTCAGAACACTTGAAGAAAATGATGGAGATCACTCACTCCATCtgcctcaacacacacacactccaggacag GGGACGTCAACCTGACACACAGTGCTGGTGTGACACCTGTCAGACTCACTTCAGCGGTGATGTCATCATCCATCGGCGGACGAAACAACACAAG ATGTGTAAGCAGCTGTGTCGTCCCTTCTGTCCGGTTTGTAAACGTCACTTCAGGACTCCCAGGAAGTTTGTGGAGCACATGAAGTCTGCggaacacaaacagcag GTGCAGCTAGAGGAAGCTCATGAGGAGGAGCTGATCATAGTGGATGCTGTTGGCTGCTTtaagggagaagaagaagaagaagaagaagaagaggaggaggaagaagaagaagaagaagaagaaattgaaGCAGCTGATGTAGAGGATGTCGAGGACGACGTAGGAAAGGAAGAAGCCAAGGAGGAAGCGTGCGAG gtcGTGGACACACAGGAACCAGACAGGGTGGAATATGATCCCCACGCCACATATG GAAGTAGTTTTGTGGTTCCTGTTTCTGGCTTCCTGTGTCGGCTCTGTAACAAGTTCTTCTACAGGGAGACGACAGCgcgacacacacactgcaggacacACGCACACTACCTCAACCTGCAG agtCACAGAACTCAGaggacacatgaagacaaagaaagatCTGCTCTGACCTGA
- the kazald3 gene encoding kazal-type serine peptidase inhibitor domain 3 has protein sequence MPGMRGLIALSLFLNFQTSRALPSQLADLRTEPPAQFFLTDPLLDYDRLDEELGGARSMTEGAEACGPCELELCPETRGCRAGLVLDSCGCCKECGNLEGQACDPGDRSVFYGLCGTGLRCQADPRPAGGREGDDEEEVCVCEEQDAVCGTDGVSYMNMCQFREAAFSKPGLKTRGKGPCKTVPVIKVPPHSQVNGTGSSLVFLCEVFAFPMALVEWRKEGQDVVLPGDDPHISVQSRGGPLKFELSSWLQIEEAGPEDSGTYRCIARNNLGSVSASAVLGILGAKELSSYLANSVSEMQQLMDATDYDQDFY, from the exons ATGCCGGGAATGAGAGGACTTATTGCCCTGAGTCTCTTTCTTAACTTCCAAACAAGCCGGGCTCTCCCCAGCCAGCTTGCCGACCTCAGAACCGAACCACCCGCCCAGTTCTTCCTCACCGATCCTCTGCTGGACTACGACCGGTTGGATGAGGAGCTTGGAGGTGCTCGGAGCATGACAGAAGGAGCGGAGGCCTGCGGGCCGTGTGAGCTAGAACTTTGCCCGGAAACCCGGGGCTGCCGGGCTGGACTGGTGCTGGACTCCTGCGGCTGTTGTAAGGAGTGCGGAAACCTGGAGGGCCAAGCCTGCGACCCGGGAGACCGCAGCGTCTTTTACGGACTGTGCGGGACCGGGCTGCGCTGCCAGGCGGACCCGCGGCCTGCAGGAGGACGAGAGggagatgatgaagaggaggtttgtgtgtgtgaagagcagGATGCGGTGTGTGGCACTGACGGAGTCTCATACATGAACATGTGTCAGTTCAGAGAGGCCGCTTTCTCCAAACCAGGACTCAAGACCAGAGGAAAGGGGCCCTGCAAAACCG TTCCAGTCATTAAAGTCCCCCCTCACAGTCAGGTGAATGGGACGGGCAGCAGTTTGGTCTTCCTCTGTGAAGTTTTTGCGTTCCCAATGGCTCTGGTGGAGTGGAGAAAGGAGGGCCAGGACGTGGTCCTGCCTGGAGACGACCCCCACATCTCCGTCCAG TCTCGAGGCGGGCCTCTGAAATTCGAGCTCTCCAGTTGGCTGCAAATTGAAGAGGCGGGGCCAGAGGACTCCGGAACCTATCGCTGTATTGCTCGTAACAACCTGGGGTCTGTGTCTGCTTCTGCCGTGCTGGGAATCCTGGGAGCAA AGGAGCTGTCATCCTACCTGGCCAACAGCGTGTCAGAAATGCAGCAGCTGATGGACGCCACAGACTACGACCAGGACTTTTACTGA